One region of Camelus bactrianus isolate YW-2024 breed Bactrian camel chromosome 20, ASM4877302v1, whole genome shotgun sequence genomic DNA includes:
- the KIFC1 gene encoding kinesin-like protein KIFC1 isoform X1, whose amino-acid sequence MEPQRSPLLEVKGNIELKRPLVKVASRLPLPGSRRKRGPDQMEDALEPEKKRTRGLGTTTKIATSRPRAPVLTTVPPTQGQTAAPKVPKKTGPRCSTAVATVLKNQKPGPAVPAQKPGTAAAPPMVGGKKPGKRPAWDLKGQLCDLNAELKCCRERTQMLAQENQQLRDQLREAQQQATALGAERRVLEEELVRVRTQAEQGQQELGNLSARVLELEERLGTQEGLVQELQKEQLGLQEERRGLAARLEEQERRLQGSEAALLGSQAEVASLQQKTAAQEALLAERDERLHGLEMERRRLHNQLQELKGNIRVFCRVRPVLPGESTPPPGFLLFPPGPGGPSDPPTRLSLSRSDERRGTLSGAPAPTTRHDFSFDRVFPPGSGQDEVFEEISMLVQSALDGYPVCIFAYGQTGSGKTFTMEGGPGGDTQMEGLIPRALRHLFSVAQELSGQGWTYSFVASYVEIYNETVRDLLATGTRKGQAGECEIRRAGPGSEELTVTNARYVPVSCEKEVEALLHLAHQNRAVARTAQNERSSRSHSVFQLQISGEHTGRGLQCGAPLSLVDLAGSERLDPGLALGPGERERLRETQAINSSLSTLGLVIMALSNKESHVPYRNSKLTYLLQNSLGGSAKMLMFVNISPLEENVSESLNSLRFASKVRSLPIPALSGLLVVVGFSILTLCPSGQGGHSSRKDLHLPGIWSTTYLDPFFFFLIIGFWVF is encoded by the exons AGGTCCCCCTTGCTGGAAGTGAAGGGGAACATAGAGCTGAAGAGACCCCTGGTGAAGGTGGCTTCCCGGCTGCCTCTCCCAGGAAGCAGGCGTAAGAGGGGGCCTGACCAGATGGAGGATGCCTTGGAGCCTGAGAAG AAAAGGACACGAGGCCTGGGCACAACAACCAAAATTGCCACGTCTCGCCCCAGAGCACCGGTCCTCACCACAGTGCCACCGACACAAGGCCAGACCGCAG CTCCAAAAGTTCCCAAAAAGACAGGACCCCGATGTTCCACAGCTGTTGCCACAG TGTTGAAGAATCAGAAGCCAGGCCCTGCTGTTCCTGCCCAGAAGCCTGGCA CAGCAGCTGCTCCTCCAATGGTGGGAGGGAAGAAGCCCGGCAAACGTCCAGCCTGGGACTTAAAGGGTCAGTTATGTGACCTAAACGCAGAGCTGAAGTGCTGCCGTGAGAGGACTCAGATGCTGGCCCAGGAAAACCAACAGCTGCGAGACCAGCTCAGGGAGGCCCAGCAACAGGCCACGGCCCTGGGGGCAGAGCGGAGGGTGCTGGAAGAGGAGTTGGTCAGGGTCCGGACCCAGGCCGAGCAGGGCCAGCAGGAGCTGGGGAACCTGAGTGCCCGTGTCCTAGAGCTAGAAGAGCGGCTGGGCACGCAGGAGGGCCTAGTGCAGGAGCTCCAGAAAGAACAGTTGGGATTGCAGGAGGAGCGGAGAGGCCTGGCTGCCCGGCTGGAAGAGCAGGAG AGGAGGCTGCAGGGATCAGAGGCGGCTCTGTTGGGCAGCCAAGCAGAGGTGGCATCTCTGCAGCAGaagactgcagcccaggaggccTTACTGGCTGAGCGGGACGAACGTCTCCATGGGCTAGAGATGGAGCGCCGACGGCTACACAACCAACTACAGGAGCTCAAAGGCAACATCCGTGTATTCTGCCGGGTCCGCCCTGTCCTTCCAGGGGagtccaccccaccccctggctTCCTCCTGTTTCCTCCTGGCCCTGGCGGGCCATCTGATCCTCCAACGCGACTCAGCCTCTCCCGGTCTGATGAGCGGCGTGGGACCCTGAGTGGGGCACCAGCCCCCACCACCCGCCATGACTTCTCTTTTGACCGGGTATTCCCACCAGGGAGTGGACAGGACGAAGTGTTTGAGGAGATTTCCATGCTGGTCCAGTCAGCCCTGGATGGCTACCCAGTATGCATCTTTGCCTATGGCCAGACAGGCAGTGGCAAGACCTTCACCATGGAGGGTGGGCCTGGGGGAGACACCCAAATGGAGGGGCTCATCCCTCGGGCCCTGCGGCATCTCTTCTCTGTGGCCCAGGAGCTGAGTGGCCAGGGCTGGACCTACAGCTTTGTGGCAAGTTACGTAGAGATCTACAATGAGACTGTTCGAGACCTGCTGGCCACCGGGACCCGGAAGGGCCAGGCGGGTGAGTGCGAGATTCGCCGGGCAGGGCCGGGGAGTGAGGAGCTCACTGTCACCAACGCCCGATATGTTCCTGTCTCTTGTGAGAAAGAG GTGGAGGCCCTGCTCCATCTGGCCCACCAAAACCGGGCTGTAGCCCGCACAGCCCAGAACGAGCGGTCATCACGCAGTCACAGCGTGTTCCAGCTGCAGATCTCTGGGGAACACACTGGACGAGGCCTGCAGTGCGGTGCACCCCTCAGTCTTGTGGACCTGGCTGGGAGCGAGCGGCTAGACCCCGGCTTAGCCCTCGGTCCTGGGGAGCGGGAGCGCCTTCGGGAAACACAGGCCATTAACAGCAGCCTGTCCACCCTGGGGCTGGTCATCATGGCCTTGAGCAACAAG GAGTCCCACGTGCCTTACCGGAACAGCAAGCTTACCTACCTGTTGCAGAACTCTCTGGGTGGCAGCGCGAAGAT gctcatgtTTGTGAACATTTCTCCCCTAGAAGAGAACGTCTCTGAGTCCCTCAACTCCCTACGCTTTGCCTCCAAGGTGCGGTCACTACCAATCCCAGCCTTGTCAGGCCTCCTGGTGGTTGTAGGCTTCTCCATCCTGACTCTCTGTCCTTCAGGCCAGGGGGGACATTCATCCAGAAAGGATTTACATTTGCCAGGCATCTGGAGCACTACCTACttggatcctttttttttttttttaattattggcttttgggtattttaa
- the KIFC1 gene encoding kinesin-like protein KIFC1 isoform X4 codes for MEPQRSPLLEVKGNIELKRPLVKVASRLPLPGSRRKRGPDQMEDALEPEKKRTRGLGTTTKIATSRPRAPVLTTVPPTQGQTAAPKVPKKTGPRCSTAVATVLKNQKPGPAVPAQKPGTAAAPPMVGGKKPGKRPAWDLKGQLCDLNAELKCCRERTQMLAQENQQLRDQLREAQQQATALGAERRVLEEELVRVRTQAEQGQQELGNLSARVLELEERLGTQEGLVQELQKEQLGLQEERRGLAARLEEQERRLQGSEAALLGSQAEVASLQQKTAAQEALLAERDERLHGLEMERRRLHNQLQELKGNIRVFCRVRPVLPGESTPPPGFLLFPPGPGGPSDPPTRLSLSRSDERRGTLSGAPAPTTRHDFSFDRVFPPGSGQDEVFEEISMLVQSALDGYPVCIFAYGQTGSGKTFTMEGGPGGDTQMEGLIPRALRHLFSVAQELSGQGWTYSFVASYVEIYNETVRDLLATGTRKGQAGECEIRRAGPGSEELTVTNARYVPVSCEKEVEALLHLAHQNRAVARTAQNERSSRSHSVFQLQISGEHTGRGLQCGAPLSLVDLAGSERLDPGLALGPGERERLRETQAINSSLSTLGLVIMALSNKESHVPYRNSKLTYLLQNSLGGSAKMLMFVNISPLEENVSESLNSLRFASKVNQCVIGTAQANRK; via the exons AGGTCCCCCTTGCTGGAAGTGAAGGGGAACATAGAGCTGAAGAGACCCCTGGTGAAGGTGGCTTCCCGGCTGCCTCTCCCAGGAAGCAGGCGTAAGAGGGGGCCTGACCAGATGGAGGATGCCTTGGAGCCTGAGAAG AAAAGGACACGAGGCCTGGGCACAACAACCAAAATTGCCACGTCTCGCCCCAGAGCACCGGTCCTCACCACAGTGCCACCGACACAAGGCCAGACCGCAG CTCCAAAAGTTCCCAAAAAGACAGGACCCCGATGTTCCACAGCTGTTGCCACAG TGTTGAAGAATCAGAAGCCAGGCCCTGCTGTTCCTGCCCAGAAGCCTGGCA CAGCAGCTGCTCCTCCAATGGTGGGAGGGAAGAAGCCCGGCAAACGTCCAGCCTGGGACTTAAAGGGTCAGTTATGTGACCTAAACGCAGAGCTGAAGTGCTGCCGTGAGAGGACTCAGATGCTGGCCCAGGAAAACCAACAGCTGCGAGACCAGCTCAGGGAGGCCCAGCAACAGGCCACGGCCCTGGGGGCAGAGCGGAGGGTGCTGGAAGAGGAGTTGGTCAGGGTCCGGACCCAGGCCGAGCAGGGCCAGCAGGAGCTGGGGAACCTGAGTGCCCGTGTCCTAGAGCTAGAAGAGCGGCTGGGCACGCAGGAGGGCCTAGTGCAGGAGCTCCAGAAAGAACAGTTGGGATTGCAGGAGGAGCGGAGAGGCCTGGCTGCCCGGCTGGAAGAGCAGGAG AGGAGGCTGCAGGGATCAGAGGCGGCTCTGTTGGGCAGCCAAGCAGAGGTGGCATCTCTGCAGCAGaagactgcagcccaggaggccTTACTGGCTGAGCGGGACGAACGTCTCCATGGGCTAGAGATGGAGCGCCGACGGCTACACAACCAACTACAGGAGCTCAAAGGCAACATCCGTGTATTCTGCCGGGTCCGCCCTGTCCTTCCAGGGGagtccaccccaccccctggctTCCTCCTGTTTCCTCCTGGCCCTGGCGGGCCATCTGATCCTCCAACGCGACTCAGCCTCTCCCGGTCTGATGAGCGGCGTGGGACCCTGAGTGGGGCACCAGCCCCCACCACCCGCCATGACTTCTCTTTTGACCGGGTATTCCCACCAGGGAGTGGACAGGACGAAGTGTTTGAGGAGATTTCCATGCTGGTCCAGTCAGCCCTGGATGGCTACCCAGTATGCATCTTTGCCTATGGCCAGACAGGCAGTGGCAAGACCTTCACCATGGAGGGTGGGCCTGGGGGAGACACCCAAATGGAGGGGCTCATCCCTCGGGCCCTGCGGCATCTCTTCTCTGTGGCCCAGGAGCTGAGTGGCCAGGGCTGGACCTACAGCTTTGTGGCAAGTTACGTAGAGATCTACAATGAGACTGTTCGAGACCTGCTGGCCACCGGGACCCGGAAGGGCCAGGCGGGTGAGTGCGAGATTCGCCGGGCAGGGCCGGGGAGTGAGGAGCTCACTGTCACCAACGCCCGATATGTTCCTGTCTCTTGTGAGAAAGAG GTGGAGGCCCTGCTCCATCTGGCCCACCAAAACCGGGCTGTAGCCCGCACAGCCCAGAACGAGCGGTCATCACGCAGTCACAGCGTGTTCCAGCTGCAGATCTCTGGGGAACACACTGGACGAGGCCTGCAGTGCGGTGCACCCCTCAGTCTTGTGGACCTGGCTGGGAGCGAGCGGCTAGACCCCGGCTTAGCCCTCGGTCCTGGGGAGCGGGAGCGCCTTCGGGAAACACAGGCCATTAACAGCAGCCTGTCCACCCTGGGGCTGGTCATCATGGCCTTGAGCAACAAG GAGTCCCACGTGCCTTACCGGAACAGCAAGCTTACCTACCTGTTGCAGAACTCTCTGGGTGGCAGCGCGAAGAT gctcatgtTTGTGAACATTTCTCCCCTAGAAGAGAACGTCTCTGAGTCCCTCAACTCCCTACGCTTTGCCTCCAAG GTGAACCAGTGTGTTATTGGTACTGCCCAGGCGAACAGGAAATGA
- the KIFC1 gene encoding kinesin-like protein KIFC1 isoform X2, translated as MEPQRSPLLEVKGNIELKRPLVKVASRLPLPGSRRKRGPDQMEDALEPEKKRTRGLGTTTKIATSRPRAPVLTTVPPTQGQTAAPKVPKKTGPRCSTAVATVLKNQKPGPAVPAQKPGTAAPPMVGGKKPGKRPAWDLKGQLCDLNAELKCCRERTQMLAQENQQLRDQLREAQQQATALGAERRVLEEELVRVRTQAEQGQQELGNLSARVLELEERLGTQEGLVQELQKEQLGLQEERRGLAARLEEQERRLQGSEAALLGSQAEVASLQQKTAAQEALLAERDERLHGLEMERRRLHNQLQELKGNIRVFCRVRPVLPGESTPPPGFLLFPPGPGGPSDPPTRLSLSRSDERRGTLSGAPAPTTRHDFSFDRVFPPGSGQDEVFEEISMLVQSALDGYPVCIFAYGQTGSGKTFTMEGGPGGDTQMEGLIPRALRHLFSVAQELSGQGWTYSFVASYVEIYNETVRDLLATGTRKGQAGECEIRRAGPGSEELTVTNARYVPVSCEKEVEALLHLAHQNRAVARTAQNERSSRSHSVFQLQISGEHTGRGLQCGAPLSLVDLAGSERLDPGLALGPGERERLRETQAINSSLSTLGLVIMALSNKESHVPYRNSKLTYLLQNSLGGSAKMLMFVNISPLEENVSESLNSLRFASKVRSLPIPALSGLLVVVGFSILTLCPSGQGGHSSRKDLHLPGIWSTTYLDPFFFFLIIGFWVF; from the exons AGGTCCCCCTTGCTGGAAGTGAAGGGGAACATAGAGCTGAAGAGACCCCTGGTGAAGGTGGCTTCCCGGCTGCCTCTCCCAGGAAGCAGGCGTAAGAGGGGGCCTGACCAGATGGAGGATGCCTTGGAGCCTGAGAAG AAAAGGACACGAGGCCTGGGCACAACAACCAAAATTGCCACGTCTCGCCCCAGAGCACCGGTCCTCACCACAGTGCCACCGACACAAGGCCAGACCGCAG CTCCAAAAGTTCCCAAAAAGACAGGACCCCGATGTTCCACAGCTGTTGCCACAG TGTTGAAGAATCAGAAGCCAGGCCCTGCTGTTCCTGCCCAGAAGCCTGGCA CAGCTGCTCCTCCAATGGTGGGAGGGAAGAAGCCCGGCAAACGTCCAGCCTGGGACTTAAAGGGTCAGTTATGTGACCTAAACGCAGAGCTGAAGTGCTGCCGTGAGAGGACTCAGATGCTGGCCCAGGAAAACCAACAGCTGCGAGACCAGCTCAGGGAGGCCCAGCAACAGGCCACGGCCCTGGGGGCAGAGCGGAGGGTGCTGGAAGAGGAGTTGGTCAGGGTCCGGACCCAGGCCGAGCAGGGCCAGCAGGAGCTGGGGAACCTGAGTGCCCGTGTCCTAGAGCTAGAAGAGCGGCTGGGCACGCAGGAGGGCCTAGTGCAGGAGCTCCAGAAAGAACAGTTGGGATTGCAGGAGGAGCGGAGAGGCCTGGCTGCCCGGCTGGAAGAGCAGGAG AGGAGGCTGCAGGGATCAGAGGCGGCTCTGTTGGGCAGCCAAGCAGAGGTGGCATCTCTGCAGCAGaagactgcagcccaggaggccTTACTGGCTGAGCGGGACGAACGTCTCCATGGGCTAGAGATGGAGCGCCGACGGCTACACAACCAACTACAGGAGCTCAAAGGCAACATCCGTGTATTCTGCCGGGTCCGCCCTGTCCTTCCAGGGGagtccaccccaccccctggctTCCTCCTGTTTCCTCCTGGCCCTGGCGGGCCATCTGATCCTCCAACGCGACTCAGCCTCTCCCGGTCTGATGAGCGGCGTGGGACCCTGAGTGGGGCACCAGCCCCCACCACCCGCCATGACTTCTCTTTTGACCGGGTATTCCCACCAGGGAGTGGACAGGACGAAGTGTTTGAGGAGATTTCCATGCTGGTCCAGTCAGCCCTGGATGGCTACCCAGTATGCATCTTTGCCTATGGCCAGACAGGCAGTGGCAAGACCTTCACCATGGAGGGTGGGCCTGGGGGAGACACCCAAATGGAGGGGCTCATCCCTCGGGCCCTGCGGCATCTCTTCTCTGTGGCCCAGGAGCTGAGTGGCCAGGGCTGGACCTACAGCTTTGTGGCAAGTTACGTAGAGATCTACAATGAGACTGTTCGAGACCTGCTGGCCACCGGGACCCGGAAGGGCCAGGCGGGTGAGTGCGAGATTCGCCGGGCAGGGCCGGGGAGTGAGGAGCTCACTGTCACCAACGCCCGATATGTTCCTGTCTCTTGTGAGAAAGAG GTGGAGGCCCTGCTCCATCTGGCCCACCAAAACCGGGCTGTAGCCCGCACAGCCCAGAACGAGCGGTCATCACGCAGTCACAGCGTGTTCCAGCTGCAGATCTCTGGGGAACACACTGGACGAGGCCTGCAGTGCGGTGCACCCCTCAGTCTTGTGGACCTGGCTGGGAGCGAGCGGCTAGACCCCGGCTTAGCCCTCGGTCCTGGGGAGCGGGAGCGCCTTCGGGAAACACAGGCCATTAACAGCAGCCTGTCCACCCTGGGGCTGGTCATCATGGCCTTGAGCAACAAG GAGTCCCACGTGCCTTACCGGAACAGCAAGCTTACCTACCTGTTGCAGAACTCTCTGGGTGGCAGCGCGAAGAT gctcatgtTTGTGAACATTTCTCCCCTAGAAGAGAACGTCTCTGAGTCCCTCAACTCCCTACGCTTTGCCTCCAAGGTGCGGTCACTACCAATCCCAGCCTTGTCAGGCCTCCTGGTGGTTGTAGGCTTCTCCATCCTGACTCTCTGTCCTTCAGGCCAGGGGGGACATTCATCCAGAAAGGATTTACATTTGCCAGGCATCTGGAGCACTACCTACttggatcctttttttttttttttaattattggcttttgggtattttaa
- the KIFC1 gene encoding kinesin-like protein KIFC1 isoform X3, whose translation MEDALEPEKKRTRGLGTTTKIATSRPRAPVLTTVPPTQGQTAAPKVPKKTGPRCSTAVATVLKNQKPGPAVPAQKPGTAAAPPMVGGKKPGKRPAWDLKGQLCDLNAELKCCRERTQMLAQENQQLRDQLREAQQQATALGAERRVLEEELVRVRTQAEQGQQELGNLSARVLELEERLGTQEGLVQELQKEQLGLQEERRGLAARLEEQERRLQGSEAALLGSQAEVASLQQKTAAQEALLAERDERLHGLEMERRRLHNQLQELKGNIRVFCRVRPVLPGESTPPPGFLLFPPGPGGPSDPPTRLSLSRSDERRGTLSGAPAPTTRHDFSFDRVFPPGSGQDEVFEEISMLVQSALDGYPVCIFAYGQTGSGKTFTMEGGPGGDTQMEGLIPRALRHLFSVAQELSGQGWTYSFVASYVEIYNETVRDLLATGTRKGQAGECEIRRAGPGSEELTVTNARYVPVSCEKEVEALLHLAHQNRAVARTAQNERSSRSHSVFQLQISGEHTGRGLQCGAPLSLVDLAGSERLDPGLALGPGERERLRETQAINSSLSTLGLVIMALSNKESHVPYRNSKLTYLLQNSLGGSAKMLMFVNISPLEENVSESLNSLRFASKVRSLPIPALSGLLVVVGFSILTLCPSGQGGHSSRKDLHLPGIWSTTYLDPFFFFLIIGFWVF comes from the exons ATGGAGGATGCCTTGGAGCCTGAGAAG AAAAGGACACGAGGCCTGGGCACAACAACCAAAATTGCCACGTCTCGCCCCAGAGCACCGGTCCTCACCACAGTGCCACCGACACAAGGCCAGACCGCAG CTCCAAAAGTTCCCAAAAAGACAGGACCCCGATGTTCCACAGCTGTTGCCACAG TGTTGAAGAATCAGAAGCCAGGCCCTGCTGTTCCTGCCCAGAAGCCTGGCA CAGCAGCTGCTCCTCCAATGGTGGGAGGGAAGAAGCCCGGCAAACGTCCAGCCTGGGACTTAAAGGGTCAGTTATGTGACCTAAACGCAGAGCTGAAGTGCTGCCGTGAGAGGACTCAGATGCTGGCCCAGGAAAACCAACAGCTGCGAGACCAGCTCAGGGAGGCCCAGCAACAGGCCACGGCCCTGGGGGCAGAGCGGAGGGTGCTGGAAGAGGAGTTGGTCAGGGTCCGGACCCAGGCCGAGCAGGGCCAGCAGGAGCTGGGGAACCTGAGTGCCCGTGTCCTAGAGCTAGAAGAGCGGCTGGGCACGCAGGAGGGCCTAGTGCAGGAGCTCCAGAAAGAACAGTTGGGATTGCAGGAGGAGCGGAGAGGCCTGGCTGCCCGGCTGGAAGAGCAGGAG AGGAGGCTGCAGGGATCAGAGGCGGCTCTGTTGGGCAGCCAAGCAGAGGTGGCATCTCTGCAGCAGaagactgcagcccaggaggccTTACTGGCTGAGCGGGACGAACGTCTCCATGGGCTAGAGATGGAGCGCCGACGGCTACACAACCAACTACAGGAGCTCAAAGGCAACATCCGTGTATTCTGCCGGGTCCGCCCTGTCCTTCCAGGGGagtccaccccaccccctggctTCCTCCTGTTTCCTCCTGGCCCTGGCGGGCCATCTGATCCTCCAACGCGACTCAGCCTCTCCCGGTCTGATGAGCGGCGTGGGACCCTGAGTGGGGCACCAGCCCCCACCACCCGCCATGACTTCTCTTTTGACCGGGTATTCCCACCAGGGAGTGGACAGGACGAAGTGTTTGAGGAGATTTCCATGCTGGTCCAGTCAGCCCTGGATGGCTACCCAGTATGCATCTTTGCCTATGGCCAGACAGGCAGTGGCAAGACCTTCACCATGGAGGGTGGGCCTGGGGGAGACACCCAAATGGAGGGGCTCATCCCTCGGGCCCTGCGGCATCTCTTCTCTGTGGCCCAGGAGCTGAGTGGCCAGGGCTGGACCTACAGCTTTGTGGCAAGTTACGTAGAGATCTACAATGAGACTGTTCGAGACCTGCTGGCCACCGGGACCCGGAAGGGCCAGGCGGGTGAGTGCGAGATTCGCCGGGCAGGGCCGGGGAGTGAGGAGCTCACTGTCACCAACGCCCGATATGTTCCTGTCTCTTGTGAGAAAGAG GTGGAGGCCCTGCTCCATCTGGCCCACCAAAACCGGGCTGTAGCCCGCACAGCCCAGAACGAGCGGTCATCACGCAGTCACAGCGTGTTCCAGCTGCAGATCTCTGGGGAACACACTGGACGAGGCCTGCAGTGCGGTGCACCCCTCAGTCTTGTGGACCTGGCTGGGAGCGAGCGGCTAGACCCCGGCTTAGCCCTCGGTCCTGGGGAGCGGGAGCGCCTTCGGGAAACACAGGCCATTAACAGCAGCCTGTCCACCCTGGGGCTGGTCATCATGGCCTTGAGCAACAAG GAGTCCCACGTGCCTTACCGGAACAGCAAGCTTACCTACCTGTTGCAGAACTCTCTGGGTGGCAGCGCGAAGAT gctcatgtTTGTGAACATTTCTCCCCTAGAAGAGAACGTCTCTGAGTCCCTCAACTCCCTACGCTTTGCCTCCAAGGTGCGGTCACTACCAATCCCAGCCTTGTCAGGCCTCCTGGTGGTTGTAGGCTTCTCCATCCTGACTCTCTGTCCTTCAGGCCAGGGGGGACATTCATCCAGAAAGGATTTACATTTGCCAGGCATCTGGAGCACTACCTACttggatcctttttttttttttttaattattggcttttgggtattttaa